Genomic window (Lusitaniella coriacea LEGE 07157):
GAGGTGAGATAAAGAGATGATGTGGCACTACGCATTATGATTGAGACGTTTCACAAAGCGATAAGCGAGGAATAGCAAGGGTTTCGATTGATAATTTAAGAGCTTTAAGCGATATTATTCCTATCTACTCAAACCGTAAAGCTCAATCCGGATGCAATGCTATAGATATTCTCTCCGTGTCACCGTGTCTCCCCTAGGTCGGCTTGCGACCTCTCCGTGTCACTCTCAACCCGTCAACTCAGAACTAACAGACCACTAGCCCTCTCGTGCCGAGGCAAAACGATCTGCCAAGCGCGTGGTTTCTGGAAGGCGATACTTGGGGGTGCAGCGCAATACCCAATTAATTGCCGTTTCCAGGGAAATTTTGTGACCGATAGAAATGTAGAGGGGTTTAACATTCGCGCGCGACCTTAGAATCGCCCCAACTCGTTCTTCCTTATCCCAAAGAGACTGCCAACTGCCCTTTTCTGCTGCCAATTCCTCGTGAGTTCCAATCAAGCGGGACTTCGCCACGCCAATTGCGGGGACATCCAACAACACGCCGAGATGACAGGCAATACCGAAGCGGCGAGGATGGGCAAAACCCTGACCGTCGCACAAAATCAAATCGGGAATGGTATTCAATTTTTGAAGCGCTTGTAAGAGGGCTGGAATCTCCCGGAAGGAGAGGAAACCGGGGATGTAGGGGAAAGTTGTCGGGATGCGCGCGATCGCGCGTTCTACAAGCTCTAAAGAAGGGTAGCGCAATACTGCCACTGCGGCTTTGGTAATTCGATAATTATCCTCAAACCCCACATCGACTCCCGCAACGTACTGTACTGTACTAAAGCCATCGTCTCTTATCACTTGGGAACGCAATTGCTCTTGAATTTTCCTTGCCGCGTCTACCGTTTGCGGCCAAGGTTGGTTCAGAGCTTCTTGAATGTTCCCCTGAAAAATTTTTGCAGGTTCCATTGCCGAATCGATTGGGAATAATAATTTTACTTTACCTAAGCTAAAACACATCAGCTTTCAGCCATCAGCAGTCAGCAAAAACATTGCTATTTCTAGCTTATAACTTTGTGAAATGTTCTAATCTCAATGCGTAGTGCTGTATAAAAGCATTGAATCCATCTCCCCCTGCTCCCCTGCTGTCACCGCGTCACTCCAATTCACAATTTCAATGTATCGCAGCTTACTTCTCATAACTCCCTGCATTGGGCATAATTGCCCCCGTTAAATTTGCCCCGCGCAAATTAATTTCATTCAAGTTCGCATCAATCAATACCGCATCAACGAGCGTCGCCCCCGTCAAATTCGACCAACAGAGCTTGGCTCGATACAATTTCGCCTCCGTCAAATCCGCACCGCGCAGCGTCGTCCACGAAATACTCGACGCTCTGAGATTCGCTCCTTTGAGAATGGCATTGGTGAAATTCGCCCCACTCAGATTGGCTCGACTAAAATCTGCACCCATTGCATTCGCGCCCGTTGCGTTGGCTCCATTTAACATGGCTCCCGTCAGATTCGCCTTTTCCAAATTCGTCCCCATCAAAATTGCATTCGTCAAATTAGACCCCTGTAAATCTGCATCTGTCAGGAGTGCATTCATCAACTTCGCGCGCCCTAAGTTACACTCGATCAGTTTCGCCCGACTTAAATCGGCATCTCGCAAATCCGCTTCATTCAACATCGCAAAGCTCAAATTCGCAGCGTTCAGCTTCGCACCGCTCAAATTCGCCGCCCGCAAGCTAACGTCCTTCAACTTTGCCCCCGTGAGATTTGCTCCCATCAGATTGGCACTAATTAAATTCGCCTCCGTTAA
Coding sequences:
- the nfi gene encoding deoxyribonuclease V (cleaves DNA at apurinic or apyrimidinic sites), translating into MEPAKIFQGNIQEALNQPWPQTVDAARKIQEQLRSQVIRDDGFSTVQYVAGVDVGFEDNYRITKAAVAVLRYPSLELVERAIARIPTTFPYIPGFLSFREIPALLQALQKLNTIPDLILCDGQGFAHPRRFGIACHLGVLLDVPAIGVAKSRLIGTHEELAAEKGSWQSLWDKEERVGAILRSRANVKPLYISIGHKISLETAINWVLRCTPKYRLPETTRLADRFASAREG
- a CDS encoding pentapeptide repeat-containing protein, which produces MDREELLKRYAAGERDFREVDLQGIFLGGTDLSGANLREADLRGANLIGASLVRTNLREADLSEASLQADLTEANLISANLMGANLTGAKLKDVSLRAANLSGAKLNAANLSFAMLNEADLRDADLSRAKLIECNLGRAKLMNALLTDADLQGSNLTNAILMGTNLEKANLTGAMLNGANATGANAMGADFSRANLSGANFTNAILKGANLRASSISWTTLRGADLTEAKLYRAKLCWSNLTGATLVDAVLIDANLNEINLRGANLTGAIMPNAGSYEK